GCGCTAACTTCGTGAACTCGGCGCTGTTCCAGATCAACGAGCAGAAATACTTTGCCTCTACAGACGGGTCTTACATTGACCAGGACATTCATAGAATCTGGCCCAACTTTACGGTAACCGCCGTAGACAAGGCATCTGGCAAGTTCAAAACCCGTGATGCGCTGAGCGCGCCCATGGGAATGGGTTACGAGTACCTCACAGTGAAGGCGCCTACCATGAAAGGCCCCGAAGGCACCGGTCTTATTGGCTATGACAAGTACTATGATATAGTGGCAGACGCTGGTCTGGCCGCCAAACAAGCCCGCGAAAAACTGACAGCCAAGTCTGTTTTAGCTGGTAAATATGACCTGGTGCTGGACCCCAACCACTTGGGCTTAACCATACACGAAAGTGTGGGTCACCCGCTGGAACTGGACCGTGTATTAGGCTATGAGGCCAACTACGCCGGTACATCCTTCGCCACCCTGGACAAATGGAAAACCAAGAACTTCCCGTACGGCAGCAAACTGGTGAACATCTTCGCTGATAAAGTGCAGGAAGGTTCTCTGGGCGCCGTGGGCTATGATGATGAAGGCGTGAAAACCAAGCGCTGGGACCTGATCAAAGACGGTATTCTGGTAAACTACCAGGCCACCCGCGACCAGGTGCACATCCTGGGCGAGAAAGAGTCGCACGGCTGCTCTTACGCCGACAACTGGAGCTCGGTGCAGTTCCAGCGCATGCCTAACGTGTCACTGGCGCCTGGCAAGCAGAAACTGAGCGTAGACGAGATGATCAAAGACGTGAAACGCGGTATCTACATTGCCGGACGCGGTTCTTATTCCATTGACCAGCAACGCTACAACTTCCAGTTTGGCGGGCAGTTGTTCTATGAGATCAAAGACGGCAAGATTGTAGGACCCTTGGAAGATGTGGCCTACCAGAGCAACACCCAGGAATTCTGGAACTCCTGCGCCGCCGTCTGTGACGAAAGCGACTACCGCATGTTCGGGAGTTTCTTTGACGGCAAAGGCCAGCCCAGCCAGGTAAGCGCCGTGTCGCACGGTTCTGCGCACACCCGTTTTAACGGCGTCAATGTCATCAATACTGGTCGTAAGATTTAATTAAACTAAGGGGCAAGCCCAGATGGAAGTCTTGTGCCTTGCTACCTGATACGTGATACTAACAAATGGCAATACTAAGTAAAGACCAGGCCCAGGCGCTCCTCAAAAAAGCCCTGAGCTATTCAAAAGCCGATGAGTGTGAGGTAAACCTCAACGGTTATAAAGGCGGCAACATCCGCTACGCCCGCAGCACGGTAAGCACCAGCGGCGAGGAAGAAAACATGTCGCTGAGCGTAGAATCCCGCTTTGGCAAACGTTCTGGCGTGGCCACCATCAATGAGTTTGACGATGCCTCGCTGGAGAAAGTAGTGCGCCGCGCCGAAGAGGTGGCCCGCATTGCCCCCGAAAGCCCGGAGTACGTGCCTATGCTGGGACCGCAGACGTATCTGCCCAGCAACGCGTGGTTCAAAAGCACGGCAGACATCAACCCAGAGTACCGCGCTGAGGCCGCCCGCAAGAGCATGGCCCTGGCCGACAGCAAGAAGTTGACTTCGGCTGGTTTCTGGGAAGACCGTAGTGGGTTCAGCGCTAAGATGAACTCCAAAGGTCTGTTCGCCTACAACCAAAGCTCCAACGTAGATTTCTCCGTGACCATGCGTACCGAGGACGGCACCGGCTCTGGTTACGTGACCCGTGACGTGAGTGACGTAAGCAAACTGGACACCGCTGCCGCCTCGGCTATTGCCGCTCAGAAAGCCATAGGCTCTATGAACGCCAAGGCCATTGAGCCTGGCAAGTACACCGTAATTCTGGAGCCAACCGCCGCCGTGGATTTGTTGCAGAACATGTTCGGAAACATGGACGCCCGTTCTGCCGAGGAAGGTCGTTCGTTCCTGAGCAAGACCGGCGGGGCTACCAAACTGGGCGAGAAGATGTTCGATTCCCGCGTGACCATCACCTCAGACCCAACCAACCCAGAAATCCCTACCTCTACCTGGGCCGGCGACGGTCGTCCGCACGAAAAGGTGACCTGGATTGACAAAGGCGTTATTAAGCAGATGCCGTACTCGCGTTTCTGGGCGCAGAAAAAAGGCGTGAAAGGCCTTCCTATGCCGGGCGGCTTCATCATGGCCGGCGGTACCCAGAGCCTGGAAGACCTCATCAAAGGCACCCAGAAAGGCATCTTGGTAACGCGTTTATGGTACATACGTGCCGTTGACCCGCAGACCCTGCTCTACACCGGCCTCACCCGCGACGGAACCTTCTACATTGAGAACGGAAAGATCAAGCACCCGGTCAAGAACTTCCGCTTCAACGAGAGCCCAGTGATCATGCTCAATAACCTGGAAGCCCTGGGCAAGCCGCAACGCATTGGCGGCAACCTGGTGCCACCAATGAAGATCAGAGACTTTACCTTCACCAGCTTGTCAGACGCGGTGTAAATCCTTGCCCCAAACCCCTCTCCCTTTGGAGAGGGGCTTTTTTGTTTTCGGGCTGTTTTCTGGGAAACAGGCTCAAAACGCAGGGTTGGTTCTTCTTCGCTTTATCTTTTTCTCTTTTGTCATCCTGAAAGGACCTTTTGGGCGAACAGTAGTAGCATTTACTATAACGCCTATCTAGTTGGCCCTCAAGGTTCTTTCAGAATGACAATTTAGTAATGTAGGAACTTCACCAAAATGCCTACCCCTTTCACCTTCGTACGCTTACAATACCGCTCCGGCAACTGGGATACCGACCAGCGTATGCCGTCTAACCTGCTCAATTCCTTGGTAGAGTACACCACCGTGCCCGTGGTAGAGCAGGAGAAGGTCATCTCTCTGGAAAGCGCGGAGTTGTTCCGGTATCCGTTCTGCTATCTGAGCGGGCACAAGCTGGTGCAGTTCAACGCCAAGGAGAAGGCCAATTTTGTGAAGTATGTGCAGAACGGAGGCTTCGTGTTTGTGGACGATTGCAACCATGACATTGACGGCCTGTTTGCGCGGTCCTTTGAGGAACAGATGCGCGTCTGCTTCGGCCCGAAGGCTCTGAAGAAACTCCCCAATACCCACCCGCTGTACAAATCCTTTTTCAAATTTGAGGAAGGCCCGCCCACTACCTCTTTTGAGCTCAATGGCTGGGGCGATGACCTGGTGCACGACTACCTCAAAGCCTATGAAGTGAACGGCCGCATTGGCGTGCTCTACAGCAACAAAGACTACGGCTGCGAGTGGGACTATGACTTCCGGAACAAGCGCTGGCTGGCGGAGGATAACACCAAGTTTGGCGTGAATATTCTCATGTATGCCCTGACCAGTTAAAGGGAATTTCCGTTTTAAGCCCATTTTCTTGAAAACAGGCCCAAAACGGAAAGATTATTCCAACAACAATCATTTACTTACTACACACAAATTACCTAAGCTTTACCCTCCCTTGACTGCACAAGAAGTAAACCAGCTTTTAGATAAACTCCCTGTCCTTCGGCAGGAAATTGGGAAGATCATTGTAGGCCAGCAAGAGGTGCTGGATGAGGTGCTCATCACGCTTCTAGCCGGCGGACACGGCCTGCTGGAAGGCGTACCGGGATTGGCCAAAACCTTGTTGGTCCGCACGCTGGCCAGCGCCGTTGATTTGCCTTTCCGGCGTATTCAATTCACGCCAGACTTGATGCCCACCGATATTTTGGGTACCGAGGTGCTGGAAGAGGACCACACCACCGGCAAGCGCTTTTTCCAGTTCAATGAAGGCCCCATCTTCGCGAGTATTGTACTGGCAGATGAGATTAACCGGACCCCGCCTAAAACGCAGGCGGCGCTCTTGGAGGCTATGCAGGAATTTGAGGTGACCTACGCGGGTAAAACCTATCCGCTGCCTCGGCCTTTCTTTTTACTAGCCACCCAAAACCCCATTGAGCAAAGCGGCACCTACCCGTTGCCCGAAGCGCAACTAGACCGTTTCCTGCTCTACATTAAAATACAGTACCCCACGGAGCTGGAGGAAATTTCCGTTCTGAAAAGCACCACCGGCGGTGCCCGCGAGAAGGTACAGCCTATCTTATCTGGGCCGGAGATTCTGACGCTGCAAAGCCTGGTGCGGGAAGTCTCCATTTCAGATGAATTGGTGGCCTATGTGGCGCGCCTGGTCCGTGCTACCCGACCAGAGGATACCCAGGTGCCGTTTGTGCAGGACTTTGTGCGCTGGGGCGCCGGTCCGCGCGCTGGCCAAGCACTCATCCTCACCGCCAAAGCCCGTGCCTTATTGCAAGGCCGCTTTGCCGTGACTTTGCCAGATTTGCACACCATGGCGTATCCCGTGCTTCGGCATAGAATCCTCGTGAATTTCTCTGCCGAGGCTGATAATATTACCACAGATAAAGTGGTAGAGGAACTGGTGAAAGGTGTGGAGTTGCCAAGGGAGGTATTGCGGTAGTCATTTCAATGAGCGATACCGCCAACCAAGCGCAGACTCTCCCCTTGAGGGGAGAGTCTGCGTTTAATAACCTGATTGCATATTTGCAAAGGATAGTGTTACTAATGGTGTTTTTTGAATTCGAATAAAATCATTTACAATACCTTCAAAAGTGGGACGAAAAGCTCCTAACCTAATAAAGTAATTCATTTTTTCTATGCCCCATCGCCTCCTCAACCCACAAACATTTTCCGCCATTAAAGACCTGCGCTTAATTGCGAAGGCCGTGGTAGATGGGTTCCTGTTGGGGCAGAACCAGAGCATCAGGCGGGGGGCGGGCATTGAGTTCAGTCAGTACCGAAGTTACCAGCCCGGCGATGATCTGCGGCAGTTGGACTGGAAGATGTTTGCGCGGTCAGATAGGTACTACATTAGGGAGTCGGAGGTAGACAGCAGTGTGGCCGTTAGGTTTGTGTTAGATGCCAGCGGCTCTATGGCGCACCAGGACGGTACCCTTTCCAAGCTAGACTACGCTCGGTATTTGGTGGCGGCGCTGGCCTACCTGGCCACCCAGCAGGGCGATGCCGTGGGCTTGTTTGTCTTGCAGAAAGACCAGGTGCTGCAATTAGCGCCGGGGCAATCTACCCAGCACCTGCAACGCCTTTTCCACCAACTAGACCAAGTGAAACCCGGCGGGAATTTCCCAGCGGCTGACCGTTTAACTCCTGTTTTTGCCAAAAAGAGGCAAAAGGAGATAACCGTGCTGGTCACCGATATGTACGAGCAGACTTCAGAGATAACGGAAACCCTGCGCAAGATAGGCGCCCGCGAAAAAGACACGCTCCTGTTCCACCTCATGGGCCAGAACGAGCTGGAGTTTACTTACCAGGGGCAGGTGTCTTTTCAGGATCTGGAGACCGGCCAAATCCTGCAGGTGAACGCAGAAACTCAGAAGACTACCTATCTGGAGAACCTGCAGCAGTGGCTTCAAACCATTGAAGCAGATACCCGCAAACGGCAGATTCAATACGAGCGCTTCCACCTGCATGAGCCTCTGGACAAAGCCCTGCGTGCCTTTCTGTTGAACAGGGCTAAACAATAGATCTCTTCTTGTTTTGAGAACTTGAGTAGAAAGGACATTCCTGTTTCCAGCCCGTTTTCCAGAAAACACCTCCAAAACGAATCGCCACCATCTATCTTTGCCCATTCTCTCATTCACTCACTCACCCAATCACTCAATGACAACTGGCTACTTTGGGATAGGCATATTTGAACCGAAGCACGAGACCAACATGGGTACGCTCTGGCGGTCGGCGTCTTTGCTGGGGGCCAGCTTCATCTTTACCATTGGCAAGCGGTATAAAAAGCAGAGTACAGACACCAATAAAAGCTGGAAAGAGATTCCGCTGTACCATTACCAAGACCTGGAGGATTTCTACCAACATCTGCCCTACAGTTGCCAGTTAGTGGGCATTGAGCTAGATGAAAAAGCGGTGCCGGTGGAGCAGTTTGTGCACCCTGGGCGGTGCGTGTACCTGTTGGGCGCCGAAGACCACGGCCTCACCAAAGCGGCCCTTGCCAAATGTCACCACCTGGTGCAACTGCCCGGCGAAACCTCTTTGAATGTGGCCTCGGCGGGGTCTATCATTCTCTATGACCGCCATCTTAAAAGCACGCTGGCCCGGTAAGCGTCTTAGGGAGCAATTCTACCGCTCTATAGCACTATTAACCCCTGCAAAGATTGCAAAATAGAGCGGGTGCCTGTATCTTGTCTGTTCCTGGCCTGGCCCACCTTGCGTTTATGTCTTACCTTTTGCGTCTTACCCGTTAGTTTTGCTACAGTTCCTGCATCCGGTTTGGTTATGGGCGGCAGCTGGCGTGGTGGTGCCTATTGCTATCCATTTATGGAACAAGAAGCCGCCGCAAACGGTACAGGTGGGCAGCATCAGGTGGTTGCAGCCGTCGCAAAGCCAGAAACTGAGCAGCCTGCACCTTACCCAGATCTGGCTGCTGCTGTTACGGTGCCTAATGGTGGTGCTACTGGCGGTACTCCTGGCCCAACCGCAATGGACACGCCAGATCACAGCCACGCCCGACCAGCGCGCTTACCTGCACCCAACCCTGCTCCAGAAGCAGTACCTCCCGCAGATTGCCGCCACCGTAGATTCCTTGGTGCAGAAAGGATGGAAAATCCATGGGCTGCAGCCTGGTTTTCCGGTACTCGCCCTCCATCAGGAAACCTCCGTTTCCAGCCTCCAAACCGATACTTCAAACATAGACACTACCAACGCCTGGGCCCAACTACGGGTGCTGCACCGCAGCTTACCGGTCCACACCCCGGCCTGGATTTTCACCACAGATTTACTGCGGCACCACCGTGGTGCGTACCCGGCGCTGCGGCCTGGTTTTACCTGGGTGCCAGTGAGCGCCCTGCAAACCAACGTCTGGTTGCAGGAAGCCTATTACACTCCGGCCGGGCAGTTGCTGCTGCGCTTTGGGAAGAGTGATGCCAAGGAAGTCACGTTTCTGGAGAAGAAGGTTCCTCGGCCTGTGTCGGGCCAAACCATTTCGCTCGCTGATGTGCCCGCGGTGAAATTCTCCGTCCATCCCCAAACCGATTCCCTTACTTTATTGGGCGGGGCCCGAAATACCATTGCCTTGCAAAAGCAACCCCTGCAGGTGCTGGTGCGCTTTTCCCCTTCGCGGCAAGCCGATGTGCGGTATTTGCGGGCGGCCTTGGAAACGGCACTGACTTACCGGGAAGCGGCCTACCAATTGACCGTATCCTCGGAAGGACAGCCATTTCCCGGTTCTGCCCCGGACTGGGTTTTCTGGCTTTCTGAAGAACCGCTCCAACCGTTTTTGGCCCGTTTTCCTAAAAACAGGCTCAAAACGCTGCGGGACGCTTCTTCCGCGGCGCGCGTACAAAAGCTGGAAAGCTGGCTTCAGGCCTCAGGTTTGTCTGAGACAGTGCCCTTGCACCAGCGCACCAAGGCAGAGAAGAACTTGAAAGCAAAGGTGCTCTGGCAAGACGGTTTCGGGGAACCTATGCTTACCCAGGAACAGGATTCGCTGCAGACCCATTACCACTTCTACAGCCGCTTCCATCCCGCCTGGACCGCCCTGGTAGACAGCGGCCAGTTCCCGGAAGTCATGCTTCGGTTGCTGTTCCCCGAGAATAATGCGTGGAAAACGCTGTATGACACCCGCGCTTTGCCTGAACATGTAGAACGGCCCCAAGCGTTTCTGGGCACTTTTTCTGAAAACAAAGGTAAAACGGAAGAGGTGCTTGATTTGAAACTGTGGCTGATTGGCGCGCTGGCTTTGTTGCTGGCGTTGGAACGGTGGTTGGTGGGTAGGAAGGTGGATAAAGGAAATGCAGTATGAAACTAACCCGGGAAAAGCAGGAGACAATTGATTTAAATTACCAAGGAGTAACTATCAATATTTTTTCATTCCCAGACAACGGAATTGACTGTGAAAAGACAGTTTTAAAATTTATCAATTCAGCTTCTTTTCAGGTTGAATGTACAAGAGATTATATACAAAAAAAGCCAGAAGAAAATAGAGAGAAATACCTTAAGCCACCATTCAATCTAGAGGAATTGAGTTTCAGTGATTTTAAAAATTATACTAAGAAAGGCTTATGTGATTTTTTTGATGGTTATGTCAATGGAGAATGGAACACAAATGATAGAAAAGATTTCGTAATTATCTGGGAAGAGCTGAAGGCGAAAATATCTGAATTCAGTGATGACTTTTCCTTCTATTTGATTTCTCTGGATTGGTTTGATACTGAATTAAATCGTAAAAATCCTGAGTCTGCAGACAAGAGATTAAGAGAGCCTGAATTCTGGGTTTATGGATATTATTTCCTGTTTATTGGTATTTCAGATGCCCAAAAGGAATTAGCCTTTATAGTAATGTTTTACGAATAGCTTAACCTAAATGACCCATTCCTCCTCCCATACCACCCCTTCCACTGCCCTCCTGGCGCAGGTGCGGGCGCAGTACCTTCGCCGGAAGGCGGGGTTGTTTGCGTTGCAGGCGCTGGGCATGGTGTTGCCGTTGGGGATGTGGGCGTACAAAGGTTGGCAAGGGGCGGGTGGAATCATGGCGGCGGTGATGTTAATAGTGCTTTTGGTGGGCTTACAGGCCTGGCGCTGGCGGGAACGACAGCAGAAGACAAACCTGGCCAAAGTAGCCCGGCACCTGAACCGGAAATACCCGCAACTGGAAGAGAGCACCGAGCTATTGCTGCAACCCGAGGAAAAATTGCCGTTGCTGGCCCAGTTGCAACGGCAACGGGTGGCAGCCCAACTGGCGCACATCTCCCCGCAGGAGGCCTCGCCGGTGAAATGGAAACGAGGCTGGCTGGTTTTGCTGGCCGGCGCCACGTTGGCTGCCGTGCTGTGGTTTCTTCCGTCCTTCGCCAATAAGCCTGAGGCAGCCGTAGATAAGGTTCCCGGCGCTTCTATCCATCTAAATGCTCCCGTGGAGCAGCCCAAGGCCATTCTGCCCGCCATTGAACAGATGAACATCCGCATTTCGCCGCCGGCCTACACCCGCAAGGCGCCGTATGCGGTCACCACGCCCTCGTTCAAGGCAGAGGTGGGCGCAACCGTGACCTGGACTGTGCAGACTAACCAAGCCATTACTTCTCCTAAACTGGCATTAGGCAACCAGAAGCCCCTTTTGTTGCGCCCGGTGGCCAATCAAAACAACACCTACACGGCCTCTCTCACGCTTACCCAAGCCACACTGTACCATTTGCAACTGAACGGGCAGGCCTCAGATTTCTATTCCATAGAAGTGACCCCAGATGAAGCGCCCAGCATCACCGTAAAGAAGCCGGCGCAGTACCAGGAGATTCTGTTCGGCCAGCCGCAGCGCGTGACGGTGCAGGCCACCCTGCAGGATGATTACGGCCTCCGCTCCGCTGAAATGGTAGCCACCGTGGCCCAGGGCGAAGGCGAGGCCGTCAAGTTCAGGGAGCAGCGCATTCCGGTGAGCCTCTCCTTTGCAGGTCAGCCCCGGCAACTGCAACTCACCCAAACCCTGGACCTGAAGAAGTTGGGCATGACCTACGGCGATGAGCTTTATTTCTACCTGCAAGCCTATGACAACCACCGCGGCTACACGCGCACCGAGGCCTTTCTGGTAGAGATTGAAGACACCACCATGGTAGAATCTATGGATGACCTGTCTCTGGGCGTGAACCCTAACCCCGAGTATTTTCGGAGCCAGCGCCAGATCATCATTGACACCGAAAAACTGATTCAGGAACAGAAAGGCCTTACCCAGGCGGTCTTCGCGGAGCGCTCTAACAACATTGGTGTAGACCAGAAACTGCTCCGGCTGCGCTACGGCAAGTTTCTGGGCGAGGAGTTTGAGTCTACCATAGGCAAGGGGGCGCTGCCCGAAGGCTTAGGAGAAGGCCATACAATAGATGACGGCCACGACCACACCCCACCCAAGGGCGCCTCTGAGCATGAAGCCAAAATGGGCGAACTGCTGGACCCATACCTGCACAAGCATGACCAGGAAGAAGCCGCCACCTTTTTTGAGCCCGCCATCAAAGCCCAGCTTAAAGGCGCTCTGGCCCAGATGTGGGAAGCCGAACTAAGGTTACGCACCAACCGACCCAAAGAGGCACTGCCGTTTGAATACAAGGCCCTGCGCATGCTCAAAGACGTGCAGCAGAAGTATAGGGTATATGTGAAGAAAAGCGGTTTTGAGCCGCCGCCCCTCAAAGAACCAGAAAAGCGCCTGACCGGCGATGTAAGCAAAGTGCAGGCCGTGCAGCAACGCCGCGAAGAAAAGCCTACGGCCTCTTACCCGGTGGTACGCCAGGCGCTGCAACGCGTAGAGAACCTGAAAAATGGCGGAAAACCCAGACCAGGAGATGCTGCGCTCCTGCAACAGGCCGGCCAGGAGCTGGGCAAAGCCGCGGTGCGGGAACCGGGTCTGTATCTGCGCGCGCTCCAGGATGTACGCCAAG
This Rufibacter radiotolerans DNA region includes the following protein-coding sequences:
- a CDS encoding TldD/PmbA family protein — encoded protein: MKRRDFIGLTAMGVGGLMFANIPTFGHEIDPARALEPADVALHKRLANVALNAAKAKGATYTDVRIGRYLSQNLFTREKQVQGISTTESYGVGVRVIANDTWGFAATSDVSDKGIAKAAEQAVAIAKANSKLQKEPVKLAPQQGYGEVTWKTPIKQNAFGVPVSEKADLLLAANAAALANGANFVNSALFQINEQKYFASTDGSYIDQDIHRIWPNFTVTAVDKASGKFKTRDALSAPMGMGYEYLTVKAPTMKGPEGTGLIGYDKYYDIVADAGLAAKQAREKLTAKSVLAGKYDLVLDPNHLGLTIHESVGHPLELDRVLGYEANYAGTSFATLDKWKTKNFPYGSKLVNIFADKVQEGSLGAVGYDDEGVKTKRWDLIKDGILVNYQATRDQVHILGEKESHGCSYADNWSSVQFQRMPNVSLAPGKQKLSVDEMIKDVKRGIYIAGRGSYSIDQQRYNFQFGGQLFYEIKDGKIVGPLEDVAYQSNTQEFWNSCAAVCDESDYRMFGSFFDGKGQPSQVSAVSHGSAHTRFNGVNVINTGRKI
- a CDS encoding TldD/PmbA family protein translates to MAILSKDQAQALLKKALSYSKADECEVNLNGYKGGNIRYARSTVSTSGEEENMSLSVESRFGKRSGVATINEFDDASLEKVVRRAEEVARIAPESPEYVPMLGPQTYLPSNAWFKSTADINPEYRAEAARKSMALADSKKLTSAGFWEDRSGFSAKMNSKGLFAYNQSSNVDFSVTMRTEDGTGSGYVTRDVSDVSKLDTAAASAIAAQKAIGSMNAKAIEPGKYTVILEPTAAVDLLQNMFGNMDARSAEEGRSFLSKTGGATKLGEKMFDSRVTITSDPTNPEIPTSTWAGDGRPHEKVTWIDKGVIKQMPYSRFWAQKKGVKGLPMPGGFIMAGGTQSLEDLIKGTQKGILVTRLWYIRAVDPQTLLYTGLTRDGTFYIENGKIKHPVKNFRFNESPVIMLNNLEALGKPQRIGGNLVPPMKIRDFTFTSLSDAV
- a CDS encoding DUF4159 domain-containing protein; the encoded protein is MPTPFTFVRLQYRSGNWDTDQRMPSNLLNSLVEYTTVPVVEQEKVISLESAELFRYPFCYLSGHKLVQFNAKEKANFVKYVQNGGFVFVDDCNHDIDGLFARSFEEQMRVCFGPKALKKLPNTHPLYKSFFKFEEGPPTTSFELNGWGDDLVHDYLKAYEVNGRIGVLYSNKDYGCEWDYDFRNKRWLAEDNTKFGVNILMYALTS
- a CDS encoding AAA family ATPase; its protein translation is MTAQEVNQLLDKLPVLRQEIGKIIVGQQEVLDEVLITLLAGGHGLLEGVPGLAKTLLVRTLASAVDLPFRRIQFTPDLMPTDILGTEVLEEDHTTGKRFFQFNEGPIFASIVLADEINRTPPKTQAALLEAMQEFEVTYAGKTYPLPRPFFLLATQNPIEQSGTYPLPEAQLDRFLLYIKIQYPTELEEISVLKSTTGGAREKVQPILSGPEILTLQSLVREVSISDELVAYVARLVRATRPEDTQVPFVQDFVRWGAGPRAGQALILTAKARALLQGRFAVTLPDLHTMAYPVLRHRILVNFSAEADNITTDKVVEELVKGVELPREVLR
- a CDS encoding DUF58 domain-containing protein; this encodes MPHRLLNPQTFSAIKDLRLIAKAVVDGFLLGQNQSIRRGAGIEFSQYRSYQPGDDLRQLDWKMFARSDRYYIRESEVDSSVAVRFVLDASGSMAHQDGTLSKLDYARYLVAALAYLATQQGDAVGLFVLQKDQVLQLAPGQSTQHLQRLFHQLDQVKPGGNFPAADRLTPVFAKKRQKEITVLVTDMYEQTSEITETLRKIGAREKDTLLFHLMGQNELEFTYQGQVSFQDLETGQILQVNAETQKTTYLENLQQWLQTIEADTRKRQIQYERFHLHEPLDKALRAFLLNRAKQ
- a CDS encoding RNA methyltransferase, with protein sequence MTTGYFGIGIFEPKHETNMGTLWRSASLLGASFIFTIGKRYKKQSTDTNKSWKEIPLYHYQDLEDFYQHLPYSCQLVGIELDEKAVPVEQFVHPGRCVYLLGAEDHGLTKAALAKCHHLVQLPGETSLNVASAGSIILYDRHLKSTLAR
- a CDS encoding BatA domain-containing protein; amino-acid sequence: MLQFLHPVWLWAAAGVVVPIAIHLWNKKPPQTVQVGSIRWLQPSQSQKLSSLHLTQIWLLLLRCLMVVLLAVLLAQPQWTRQITATPDQRAYLHPTLLQKQYLPQIAATVDSLVQKGWKIHGLQPGFPVLALHQETSVSSLQTDTSNIDTTNAWAQLRVLHRSLPVHTPAWIFTTDLLRHHRGAYPALRPGFTWVPVSALQTNVWLQEAYYTPAGQLLLRFGKSDAKEVTFLEKKVPRPVSGQTISLADVPAVKFSVHPQTDSLTLLGGARNTIALQKQPLQVLVRFSPSRQADVRYLRAALETALTYREAAYQLTVSSEGQPFPGSAPDWVFWLSEEPLQPFLARFPKNRLKTLRDASSAARVQKLESWLQASGLSETVPLHQRTKAEKNLKAKVLWQDGFGEPMLTQEQDSLQTHYHFYSRFHPAWTALVDSGQFPEVMLRLLFPENNAWKTLYDTRALPEHVERPQAFLGTFSENKGKTEEVLDLKLWLIGALALLLALERWLVGRKVDKGNAV
- a CDS encoding DUF4175 family protein; protein product: MTHSSSHTTPSTALLAQVRAQYLRRKAGLFALQALGMVLPLGMWAYKGWQGAGGIMAAVMLIVLLVGLQAWRWRERQQKTNLAKVARHLNRKYPQLEESTELLLQPEEKLPLLAQLQRQRVAAQLAHISPQEASPVKWKRGWLVLLAGATLAAVLWFLPSFANKPEAAVDKVPGASIHLNAPVEQPKAILPAIEQMNIRISPPAYTRKAPYAVTTPSFKAEVGATVTWTVQTNQAITSPKLALGNQKPLLLRPVANQNNTYTASLTLTQATLYHLQLNGQASDFYSIEVTPDEAPSITVKKPAQYQEILFGQPQRVTVQATLQDDYGLRSAEMVATVAQGEGEAVKFREQRIPVSLSFAGQPRQLQLTQTLDLKKLGMTYGDELYFYLQAYDNHRGYTRTEAFLVEIEDTTMVESMDDLSLGVNPNPEYFRSQRQIIIDTEKLIQEQKGLTQAVFAERSNNIGVDQKLLRLRYGKFLGEEFESTIGKGALPEGLGEGHTIDDGHDHTPPKGASEHEAKMGELLDPYLHKHDQEEAATFFEPAIKAQLKGALAQMWEAELRLRTNRPKEALPFEYKALRMLKDVQQKYRVYVKKSGFEPPPLKEPEKRLTGDVSKVQAVQQRREEKPTASYPVVRQALQRVENLKNGGKPRPGDAALLQQAGQELGKAAVREPGLYLRALQDVRQVVQDLRAQRAACAECLLRLEKALYRFLPVSAKTPSKRVAPAIEKDLAQNYFNRLN